A single region of the Lysinibacillus sp. B2A1 genome encodes:
- a CDS encoding cell division protein, which produces MSSKLFALDIGTRSVVGIILTENNDHFHVEDILVKEHKERAMVDGQIHNVMYVADLINEIKHELEEKHGSLTKVSVAAAGRSLKTEQASVTINIRNRPIFTEEDISRLELQAVQQAQQQLLQQKEDAKISHYYCVGYSVLYYRLDGEEIGSLLDQQGDEAQIEVIATFLPRVVVESLIAALKRADLEMDALTLEPIAAINVLIPPTMRRLNVALVDIGAGTSDIAITDKSTVVAYGMVPTAGDEITEALSDHYLLDFPVAEKAKRQLQTEEEILIQDILGFDQYFSKEEVLKAIESAVKLLAKAIGEEILRLNNRTAPKAVMLVGGGSLTPNLTTELGAVLDLPANRIAVRGIDAIQNLTKEDHIKASPELVTPIGIAIAAKKMPIQYMSLTVNDQVVRLFELKEMTVADAFLAANIRAKQLYGKPGLGLSVSVNGQDIFIPGGHGQPAEILVNGQQAATKTMIKTGDAIQLIEGQDGQPAVATVRDIVDNAAIKTIHIQHTKYVIEPKITVNGSPASLDSALNDRDVVAFEIADTVEEIFKLTNNWALLKQFESFYIQVDGKPLYLPEFSAQLMINDKPAKLTYAVQDEDVITFQQQTLPTVQRIADQMNILLEDKIIIHFQNEILELKKMANEVLVNNSVVSPLSTVPNGATVSFMEKDRSRWIYQDVFRFSNWQLPTTFKGNFTILRNGQPASFDMEIFGGDKLEISLEEAAIY; this is translated from the coding sequence TTGAGTTCAAAACTATTTGCACTTGATATTGGAACACGTTCTGTTGTCGGCATAATCTTAACTGAAAATAATGACCATTTTCACGTCGAAGATATTTTAGTGAAAGAACATAAAGAACGGGCTATGGTCGATGGTCAAATACATAATGTCATGTATGTGGCAGATTTAATCAATGAAATAAAACATGAGCTTGAAGAAAAGCATGGTAGCTTAACAAAGGTAAGTGTAGCTGCAGCTGGCCGCTCATTGAAAACAGAACAGGCGAGCGTGACCATCAATATACGAAATCGTCCAATTTTTACAGAAGAGGATATAAGCCGATTAGAATTACAAGCTGTACAACAAGCACAGCAGCAACTTTTACAACAGAAAGAGGATGCAAAAATAAGCCACTACTATTGTGTAGGCTATTCTGTTTTATATTATCGATTAGATGGTGAAGAAATTGGTAGCTTGCTTGATCAGCAAGGAGATGAGGCGCAAATTGAAGTGATTGCCACGTTTTTACCACGAGTGGTCGTAGAATCACTTATTGCTGCATTGAAACGAGCTGATTTAGAAATGGACGCACTCACTTTGGAGCCAATTGCTGCCATTAATGTGCTTATTCCTCCGACAATGCGTCGTTTAAATGTGGCACTTGTTGATATCGGCGCAGGGACATCTGATATTGCCATCACCGATAAAAGCACAGTCGTTGCCTATGGGATGGTGCCTACAGCTGGAGATGAAATTACTGAGGCATTGAGCGATCATTATTTACTTGACTTCCCAGTGGCTGAAAAAGCAAAAAGGCAACTGCAAACAGAAGAAGAAATTTTAATTCAGGATATATTAGGTTTTGATCAATATTTCTCAAAAGAAGAAGTACTTAAAGCAATTGAATCTGCTGTCAAACTACTTGCTAAAGCCATCGGAGAAGAAATATTACGTCTTAATAACCGGACTGCTCCTAAGGCAGTCATGCTTGTTGGCGGTGGAAGCTTAACACCAAACCTCACAACTGAACTTGGAGCAGTATTAGACTTACCAGCAAATCGTATTGCCGTTCGAGGAATAGATGCCATACAAAACCTGACGAAGGAAGATCATATAAAAGCATCACCCGAATTGGTAACGCCAATCGGCATTGCCATTGCGGCAAAAAAAATGCCGATTCAATATATGAGCCTTACTGTTAATGATCAAGTGGTTCGTCTTTTTGAATTAAAAGAAATGACTGTTGCGGATGCTTTTTTAGCTGCAAATATTCGTGCAAAACAATTATATGGAAAACCAGGGCTTGGATTGTCAGTTAGCGTGAATGGACAAGATATTTTCATCCCAGGGGGTCACGGACAGCCTGCGGAAATTTTAGTAAATGGACAACAAGCAGCTACTAAAACAATGATTAAAACAGGTGACGCCATCCAACTAATTGAAGGTCAAGACGGGCAGCCTGCAGTAGCAACTGTAAGAGATATTGTTGACAATGCAGCTATCAAAACAATACACATTCAACATACTAAATATGTAATTGAACCTAAAATTACGGTTAATGGTTCTCCTGCCTCTCTCGATAGTGCTTTAAATGATCGAGATGTTGTTGCTTTTGAAATCGCAGATACAGTTGAAGAAATATTTAAGCTTACAAATAACTGGGCTTTATTAAAGCAATTTGAATCCTTTTATATTCAAGTAGATGGCAAACCACTTTACCTACCTGAGTTTTCCGCACAGTTAATGATTAATGATAAGCCAGCTAAACTGACATATGCAGTGCAGGATGAAGACGTGATTACCTTTCAGCAGCAAACATTACCAACCGTTCAACGAATAGCTGACCAAATGAATATCTTACTAGAGGATAAAATCATTATTCATTTTCAGAACGAGATTCTAGAGCTGAAAAAAATGGCAAATGAAGTGCTCGTCAACAATAGCGTGGTATCACCTCTGTCAACGGTTCCAAATGGAGCGACAGTTTCATTTATGGAGAAGGATCGAAGTCGTTGGATTTACCAGGATGTCTTCCGTTTCTCTAACTGGCAGCTACCTACGACATTTAAGGGCAACTTTACAATATTACGAAATGGACAACCTGCCAGCTTTGATATGGAAATTTTCGGTGGGGATAAATTAGAAATCTCGTTAGAGGAAGCAGCTATTTACTAA
- a CDS encoding DUF948 domain-containing protein, with protein sequence MEVILYIAAIIAAIGFLILCVSVGMTLFSLKSILNSLAGTLSGIEGQMEGITRETTSLLTKTNSLAEDIQQKSEQLNSVVHAVKGIGDSVNGLNTSVQHITSSISKSVEQNEEKIAQVVQWSNVAMGIADKWKKRKVIEQAQELVSEDSYVFEAEQSEKPKRKWGRKK encoded by the coding sequence ATGGAAGTAATTTTGTATATTGCAGCGATTATAGCAGCAATCGGTTTTTTAATTTTATGTGTGAGTGTCGGAATGACATTATTCTCGCTAAAATCCATTTTAAACAGCTTAGCAGGAACTTTATCAGGTATTGAAGGACAAATGGAAGGAATTACACGTGAAACGACTTCCTTATTAACCAAAACAAATAGTTTGGCAGAGGACATTCAGCAAAAATCAGAACAGTTAAATTCTGTTGTTCATGCAGTCAAAGGAATTGGTGACTCTGTGAACGGTTTAAATACGTCTGTACAGCATATTACTTCCTCTATTTCAAAAAGTGTAGAGCAAAATGAGGAAAAAATCGCACAGGTTGTTCAATGGAGTAATGTTGCAATGGGTATTGCTGATAAATGGAAGAAGCGAAAAGTAATTGAGCAGGCTCAAGAGTTGGTTTCAGAAGACAGTTATGTTTTTGAAGCCGAACAATCAGAAAAGCCAAAAAGAAAATGGGGTCGTAAAAAGTGA
- a CDS encoding DNA translocase FtsK, producing the protein MNWFKKQINKFINKDDSEYEYEYEEMYENYDEQTEQHVKEAPASKQKTFRFPLIEDMEISPSPTSTSQPKESFNQMEDDYYGQIEDLSLPKHLNNHIVDSSVYDVEVSGIRDLLANRSKRTGRTTMTKSQSEQGFRSKASLVFRDAQNEQPIPKPKENNSSPERMVESSMPANRKRFVPSDVPSPVYGFAKPSPIEQLLDKRKEELDKKEFSIPAEPEVLKETTTNQAFENILIEKEPIRPVQQDVPERLEMPETFEASTKQPITFDEDFSQEISDSNEELKAELPLPPTTSFAVAFEDQVKEAVQHELDVEQLTADQSEIHVKEVIVEQVQIENSTIHIGEVTVVQPPVNEVIEQEMLEGQSFDAIPKQDKSRIPFNVLMLKTDKEKWRIQQQSKNIKPSTVVEKKQDEQKESFETISIGDEHLLIPSIQEEIKHAVSTQIIGLELEEEEVTSQQVEKKESSIQSSPINDLSDSVSVITMSPVATMSSVSTLEKTAIEIDSRQEISATTDMEIPSITENEYLSENVELLLKEEPIEAEDQEQPSNETLEGIEEKENPPKLVHVYQKPTDEYLEPPEEKTQDTEWMEQQGDTLVEALSYFQVSAQIESIMQGPAVTQFEITVSHGTKVSKIRNLADDLKLALAAKDIRIQAPIPGKSSIGIEIPNRVSRAVRLSEVTNSASFLESESPLEAALGLDLTGKPVTIDLRKMPHGLIAGATGSGKSVCINSILVSLLYKAAPHELKLMLIDPKMVELAPFNHIPHLVSPVITDVKAATAALKWAVEEMERRYQLFAHAGARDITRYNALADKNNEHSLKLPYMLIVIDELADLMMMSPADVEEAICRIAQKARACGIHLIVATQRPSVDVITGLIKSNIPTRIAFAVSSQIDSRTILDGQGAERLLGRGDMLYLGNGMSAPVRLQGTFVTDDEIESIIEHVREQGEPDYIFDQEELLKKTEISAEQDDLFEEVCRFVFEQGGASTSLIQRKYHIGYNRAARLIDMLESHGFVSEARGSKPRESYITEEDLITMFE; encoded by the coding sequence GTGAATTGGTTTAAAAAACAAATTAATAAATTTATAAATAAAGATGACAGTGAATACGAATATGAGTATGAAGAAATGTATGAAAACTATGATGAACAGACTGAGCAGCATGTGAAAGAAGCACCTGCATCAAAGCAAAAAACTTTTCGTTTCCCGTTGATTGAGGATATGGAAATCTCACCTTCACCAACGTCTACATCGCAACCAAAAGAATCATTCAATCAAATGGAAGATGATTATTATGGACAAATTGAAGATTTATCATTGCCAAAGCATTTAAATAATCATATTGTTGATTCAAGTGTTTATGATGTTGAGGTTTCTGGTATTCGGGATTTATTAGCTAATCGTTCAAAGCGAACGGGCAGAACAACCATGACAAAAAGTCAGTCTGAACAGGGGTTCCGTTCAAAAGCAAGTCTTGTTTTTCGAGATGCACAAAATGAACAGCCAATACCTAAACCAAAAGAGAATAATAGTTCACCGGAAAGAATGGTAGAAAGTAGTATGCCTGCTAATCGAAAACGTTTTGTACCAAGTGATGTACCCTCTCCGGTTTATGGTTTTGCAAAGCCTAGTCCTATCGAACAATTATTGGATAAACGCAAGGAAGAACTCGATAAAAAGGAGTTTTCAATTCCTGCAGAGCCTGAGGTTTTAAAAGAAACGACAACAAATCAGGCTTTCGAAAATATACTAATAGAAAAAGAGCCAATTCGCCCAGTTCAGCAAGATGTGCCTGAACGACTTGAAATGCCAGAAACCTTTGAAGCATCAACGAAGCAACCGATTACGTTTGATGAAGATTTTTCACAAGAAATAAGTGATTCAAACGAAGAGCTGAAAGCAGAACTGCCCCTTCCTCCAACAACCTCTTTTGCTGTTGCATTTGAGGATCAAGTAAAAGAGGCCGTTCAGCATGAATTGGATGTTGAGCAACTTACTGCGGACCAATCAGAAATTCATGTGAAAGAAGTCATCGTGGAGCAGGTTCAAATTGAAAATTCTACAATTCATATAGGTGAAGTAACAGTAGTTCAACCGCCAGTAAATGAAGTTATTGAGCAGGAAATGTTAGAAGGTCAATCATTTGACGCTATTCCTAAGCAAGATAAAAGTCGTATTCCTTTTAATGTATTAATGTTAAAAACGGATAAAGAGAAATGGCGAATTCAACAACAATCCAAAAATATAAAGCCATCTACTGTAGTTGAAAAAAAACAAGATGAACAAAAGGAATCTTTTGAAACGATAAGTATAGGTGACGAACATCTATTGATACCATCCATACAAGAAGAAATAAAACATGCAGTTTCTACTCAAATTATTGGATTAGAGCTAGAGGAAGAAGAAGTAACATCTCAACAGGTGGAGAAAAAAGAGTCATCTATTCAAAGTTCTCCAATCAATGATTTGTCAGATAGTGTATCTGTCATTACAATGTCACCAGTAGCAACAATGTCTAGTGTATCGACATTAGAAAAGACAGCTATAGAAATAGATAGTCGTCAAGAAATTTCCGCAACTACCGATATGGAGATACCATCCATCACTGAAAATGAATATCTCAGTGAAAATGTCGAGTTACTACTAAAGGAAGAGCCTATTGAAGCGGAAGATCAAGAGCAGCCTTCAAACGAAACTCTCGAAGGAATTGAAGAGAAGGAAAATCCTCCAAAGCTTGTTCATGTGTATCAAAAGCCAACGGATGAATATTTAGAGCCACCTGAGGAAAAAACACAGGATACGGAGTGGATGGAGCAGCAGGGTGATACTTTAGTTGAAGCACTATCTTATTTCCAAGTGTCCGCTCAAATCGAGTCTATCATGCAAGGACCTGCCGTCACACAATTTGAAATAACAGTGAGTCATGGCACAAAAGTTAGTAAAATCCGTAATTTGGCAGACGATTTAAAGCTCGCATTAGCGGCGAAAGATATCCGTATTCAAGCGCCTATTCCTGGAAAGAGTTCAATTGGGATTGAGATTCCGAACCGTGTATCTCGTGCTGTTCGTTTATCAGAAGTAACAAATAGTGCCTCTTTCCTTGAATCAGAATCACCATTAGAAGCTGCTTTGGGTCTGGATTTAACTGGGAAACCTGTAACTATTGATTTACGTAAAATGCCTCATGGTTTAATTGCAGGGGCAACAGGTTCAGGTAAGTCAGTTTGTATAAATTCAATTTTGGTTAGTTTGTTATATAAAGCTGCCCCTCATGAATTAAAGCTTATGCTTATTGATCCTAAAATGGTCGAGCTGGCACCGTTTAATCATATTCCTCATCTAGTTAGCCCTGTTATTACAGATGTTAAGGCGGCTACAGCTGCATTAAAATGGGCAGTGGAGGAAATGGAGCGGCGTTATCAGCTATTTGCTCATGCAGGTGCACGTGATATTACTCGTTACAATGCATTAGCAGATAAAAATAATGAACATAGCCTTAAATTACCTTACATGCTTATTGTCATTGATGAGCTGGCTGATTTAATGATGATGTCTCCAGCGGATGTAGAGGAAGCGATTTGTCGTATTGCACAAAAGGCACGTGCATGTGGTATCCATTTAATTGTTGCGACACAAAGACCGTCCGTTGACGTGATTACAGGGCTCATTAAATCAAATATTCCTACACGTATTGCCTTTGCAGTATCTTCACAAATAGATTCTCGTACGATTTTAGATGGGCAAGGAGCGGAAAGATTACTTGGACGAGGCGATATGTTATATTTAGGGAATGGTATGTCTGCCCCAGTACGATTACAGGGAACATTTGTGACTGATGATGAAATCGAGTCCATTATAGAGCATGTCCGTGAGCAAGGTGAACCTGATTATATTTTTGATCAGGAGGAGCTATTGAAAAAAACGGAGATTTCTGCAGAGCAAGATGATTTATTTGAGGAAGTTTGCCGATTTGTGTTTGAACAGGGAGGAGCTTCTACGTCTCTTATTCAGCGTAAATACCACATTGGCTATAATCGTGCTGCCCGTTTAATCGATATGTTAGAATCTCATGGCTTTGTATCAGAGGCTAGAGGCAGCAAACCACGAGAAAGTTATATTACAGAAGAAGATTTAATTACTATGTTTGAATAA
- the ccpA gene encoding catabolite control protein A — MTVTIYDVAREANVSMATVSRVVNGNQNVKPATRKKVLEVIERLEYRPNAVARGLASKKTTTVGVIIPDIANNVYAELARGVEDIATMYRYNIILANSDQHEDKELQLLDTMLGKQVDGIVMMSDEVTEKMQQTMDHSPVPIVLAGSVDESQTIATVNIDYYQAAYEAITLLIQNGHKRIAFVTGPLTYTINGKFKLEAYKKALQDAGLPIDDSLIAAEESSYDMGLEAWETLSALENPPTAYFAGSDELAIGLIHGAQDAGKDVPEDIEVISFENSKLARMVRPQLTSVALPLYDIGAVAMRLLTKLMNKEPVEDEAVILPHRIEHRQSVKSK, encoded by the coding sequence ATGACTGTTACAATTTATGATGTTGCAAGAGAAGCAAATGTTTCGATGGCAACGGTCTCTCGTGTAGTCAATGGCAATCAAAACGTAAAACCGGCAACACGAAAAAAAGTATTAGAAGTAATTGAACGATTAGAATATCGTCCAAACGCAGTAGCGCGAGGATTAGCAAGTAAGAAAACAACAACAGTTGGCGTGATTATCCCAGATATTGCAAACAATGTTTATGCGGAGCTGGCACGTGGTGTAGAGGATATTGCAACCATGTACCGTTACAATATTATTTTAGCTAACTCAGATCAACATGAAGATAAAGAGCTACAGTTACTGGATACAATGTTGGGCAAACAGGTCGATGGGATTGTTATGATGAGTGATGAAGTAACTGAAAAAATGCAGCAAACAATGGACCATTCTCCAGTACCGATTGTGCTTGCAGGTTCAGTAGATGAATCACAAACCATTGCAACGGTTAATATTGACTATTACCAAGCGGCTTATGAGGCCATCACATTACTTATTCAAAATGGACATAAGCGTATTGCTTTTGTAACAGGTCCACTTACTTATACGATTAACGGAAAATTTAAGCTTGAGGCTTATAAAAAGGCTTTGCAAGATGCAGGCTTACCTATAGATGATTCACTAATTGCTGCAGAGGAATCCAGCTATGATATGGGGCTAGAGGCTTGGGAAACTTTATCCGCATTGGAAAATCCCCCAACTGCATATTTCGCTGGCAGTGATGAATTAGCAATTGGACTGATTCATGGTGCACAGGACGCAGGAAAAGATGTACCTGAGGATATCGAAGTAATTAGTTTTGAAAACTCAAAATTAGCACGAATGGTTCGCCCGCAGTTAACTAGTGTAGCGCTGCCGCTTTATGATATTGGAGCCGTTGCTATGCGCTTACTAACAAAACTAATGAATAAAGAGCCAGTAGAAGATGAAGCGGTTATCTTACCGCATCGTATCGAACATCGTCAATCTGTCAAAAGTAAATAA
- a CDS encoding UDP-N-acetylmuramate--L-alanine ligase, producing the protein MTVFHFTGIKGSGMSSLAQILFDAGEQVQGSDVDKYFFTEQPLRERNIPIFTFNPDNIKEGMTIIAGNAFPDDHPELVRAREIGVEIIRYHKFLGEYIGNYTSIAITGAHGKTSTTGLMSHVVGGYKPTSYLIGDGTGAGHENADFFVMEACEYRRHFLAYNPDYAVMTNIDFDHPDYFANIEDVYSAFQSLALQVKKAIIACGDDEHLQRIQAKVPVVYYGFGAENDFEARNVDKTTEGTKFDVFVRNEFYSTFFIPLFGDHAVLNTLAVITLCQYEGISPDIIQERLNSYKGVKRRFTETDIGNNVLIDDYAHHPTEIRATIQSARQKFPERELVAVFQPHTFTRTQAFLQDFADSLSLADTAYLCDIFGSARETQGALSIHDLASLIEGSAVITTEGIEVLTKHEGAVFLFMGAGDVHKFQDAFENVLKNNETA; encoded by the coding sequence ATGACAGTTTTTCATTTCACAGGCATTAAAGGTTCTGGCATGAGTTCACTTGCACAAATCTTATTTGATGCTGGTGAACAAGTACAGGGCTCAGATGTTGATAAATATTTTTTCACAGAACAGCCGTTACGTGAACGGAATATTCCAATTTTTACATTTAATCCAGATAATATTAAAGAAGGTATGACAATTATTGCAGGAAATGCTTTTCCTGATGACCATCCGGAGTTAGTGCGTGCACGAGAAATTGGTGTAGAGATTATTCGCTATCATAAGTTCTTAGGGGAATACATCGGAAATTACACATCAATTGCCATTACAGGTGCACATGGAAAAACTTCCACAACCGGCTTAATGTCACATGTTGTCGGAGGATATAAACCAACTTCCTATTTAATCGGTGATGGAACAGGAGCCGGACATGAAAATGCAGATTTCTTTGTGATGGAAGCATGTGAATACCGCCGTCACTTCTTAGCATATAATCCTGATTATGCTGTGATGACTAATATCGATTTTGACCATCCAGATTATTTCGCTAATATTGAGGATGTTTACTCTGCCTTTCAATCATTAGCTTTACAGGTAAAAAAAGCAATTATTGCTTGTGGTGATGATGAACATTTACAACGCATTCAAGCAAAGGTTCCAGTTGTTTATTATGGCTTTGGAGCAGAAAATGATTTTGAGGCACGTAATGTTGATAAAACAACAGAAGGAACTAAATTTGATGTTTTTGTGCGCAATGAATTTTATAGTACATTTTTTATCCCATTGTTTGGGGATCATGCAGTTTTAAATACATTAGCTGTTATTACACTTTGTCAGTATGAAGGTATCTCACCAGATATTATCCAGGAACGTTTAAATAGTTATAAAGGTGTAAAAAGACGTTTTACTGAAACGGATATTGGCAATAATGTATTAATAGATGACTATGCCCACCATCCAACTGAAATCCGTGCAACGATTCAATCTGCACGTCAAAAATTCCCGGAGCGTGAGCTAGTAGCTGTTTTCCAACCACATACTTTTACACGTACACAAGCTTTTTTACAGGATTTTGCGGATAGTCTAAGTCTTGCAGATACAGCATATTTATGTGATATATTTGGTTCTGCAAGGGAAACACAAGGCGCGTTATCAATCCATGATTTGGCGTCGTTAATTGAAGGCAGTGCAGTGATTACCACTGAAGGAATTGAAGTTTTAACAAAACATGAGGGCGCAGTATTTTTATTTATGGGCGCAGGCGATGTTCACAAATTCCAAGATGCTTTTGAAAACGTGTTAAAAAACAACGAAACAGCTTAG
- a CDS encoding chorismate mutase (catalyzes the formation of 3-deoxy-D-aribino-hept-2-ulosonate 7-phosphate from phosphoenolpyruvate and D-erythrose 4-phosphate and the formation of prephenate from chorismate), whose protein sequence is MSQKDLESLRSQIDGLNLEILRLINERAAVVNEIGKIKEKQGVNRYDPLRERHMLDLIKENNQGPLNQMTVDYIFKQIFKTALKQLEADKKKELLVSRKKKSEDTVININGELIGQGKPSFVFGPCAVESYEQVAAVAASIKAKGEKLIRGGAYKPRTSPYDFQGLGLEGLKILKRVSEEYGLGVITEIVTPGHLEEALDYIDVIQIGARNMQNFELLKAAGATNKPVLLKRGLAATIDEFIHAAEYIMSKGNENIILCERGIRTYEKATRNTLDISAVPVLKQETHLPVFVDVTHSTGRRDLLLPCAKAAIAIGADGVMAEVHPDPSVALSDSQQQMDIPTFDAFYETLQKFMKNYEIHA, encoded by the coding sequence ATGAGCCAAAAAGATTTAGAAAGCTTACGTAGTCAAATAGACGGCTTAAACTTAGAAATTCTTCGTCTAATTAACGAACGTGCAGCTGTAGTTAATGAAATCGGTAAAATTAAAGAAAAGCAAGGTGTGAATCGCTATGATCCACTACGTGAAAGACACATGCTTGATCTTATTAAGGAAAACAATCAGGGTCCATTAAATCAAATGACGGTTGATTATATATTTAAGCAAATCTTTAAAACTGCTTTAAAACAACTTGAAGCGGATAAGAAGAAGGAATTGCTTGTATCTCGTAAGAAGAAATCAGAAGATACAGTGATCAATATCAATGGTGAGTTAATTGGACAAGGAAAGCCATCTTTCGTATTTGGTCCTTGTGCAGTTGAATCATACGAGCAAGTTGCAGCGGTAGCAGCATCTATTAAAGCAAAAGGTGAAAAATTAATTCGTGGTGGTGCATACAAGCCGCGTACTTCTCCATATGACTTCCAAGGTCTTGGATTAGAAGGTCTTAAAATATTAAAACGTGTGTCAGAGGAATACGGTTTAGGTGTTATTACGGAAATTGTAACACCTGGTCATTTAGAGGAAGCATTGGATTATATCGATGTTATCCAAATTGGTGCACGTAATATGCAAAACTTCGAGTTATTAAAAGCAGCAGGTGCAACAAACAAACCTGTCCTATTAAAACGAGGCTTAGCAGCAACAATCGATGAGTTCATTCACGCAGCAGAATACATTATGTCTAAAGGAAATGAAAACATTATCCTTTGTGAGCGTGGTATCCGTACTTACGAAAAAGCAACACGTAATACATTAGATATTTCAGCTGTACCAGTTTTAAAACAGGAAACACATTTGCCTGTATTCGTAGATGTAACACATTCAACAGGGCGTCGTGATTTATTATTACCATGTGCGAAAGCAGCTATTGCAATCGGTGCTGATGGCGTAATGGCTGAAGTGCATCCTGATCCATCTGTAGCACTTTCCGATTCACAACAGCAAATGGACATCCCTACATTTGACGCATTCTATGAAACGCTGCAAAAATTCATGAAAAATTATGAAATTCATGCTTAA
- a CDS encoding YtxH domain-containing protein: protein MTTQKPNFNEVKEQQLESSLPQLYHPQESIYEEERVNMKDFVIGALVGGIVGAAAGLLLAPKSGKDLRSDVAVQAVNLKDKSADFSTTAKDKTVQLSKQIQEQSTQLVEKVKTLKTAKAPTVFDDGTVSFEGEEPLEDYVPNEEPKAEETAETKEQAEEKNEEVRA from the coding sequence ATGACAACTCAAAAGCCAAATTTTAATGAAGTGAAGGAACAACAGCTTGAAAGTTCATTACCGCAGCTTTATCATCCGCAAGAGTCTATTTATGAAGAGGAGCGTGTGAACATGAAAGATTTTGTTATTGGCGCATTAGTAGGGGGTATAGTCGGTGCAGCTGCTGGCTTATTACTAGCTCCAAAATCAGGAAAAGATTTACGGAGCGATGTAGCTGTACAAGCAGTAAACCTAAAAGATAAAAGTGCAGATTTTTCAACGACAGCAAAAGATAAAACAGTTCAATTATCTAAACAAATTCAAGAGCAATCTACACAATTAGTAGAGAAAGTAAAAACGTTAAAAACTGCAAAAGCACCAACTGTTTTTGACGATGGCACAGTTTCTTTCGAAGGTGAAGAACCGTTAGAGGATTATGTTCCTAATGAAGAGCCTAAAGCAGAAGAGACAGCTGAAACAAAGGAACAAGCCGAAGAAAAAAATGAAGAAGTCCGCGCTTAA